The following are encoded together in the bacterium genome:
- a CDS encoding prepilin-type N-terminal cleavage/methylation domain-containing protein, translating to MAPRAERGRAAGFTLIEVMVAMTIVAFAFVGLLGLHNRNLKMIGDDQNLTQATLLARRFITEMEVIEQWPDTGISHGEFSEMPGFYWERDVEDTDVATVRRVVLHVFWDERNPNAVELLYFIRDGRDPDKQT from the coding sequence TTGGCGCCTCGAGCTGAGCGCGGCCGCGCCGCCGGGTTCACCCTCATCGAGGTGATGGTGGCGATGACCATCGTCGCCTTCGCCTTCGTGGGCCTGCTCGGCCTGCACAATCGCAACCTGAAGATGATCGGCGACGACCAGAACCTGACCCAGGCGACGCTGCTGGCGCGGCGCTTCATCACCGAGATGGAGGTCATCGAACAGTGGCCGGACACCGGGATCTCGCACGGCGAGTTCTCCGAGATGCCGGGCTTCTACTGGGAGCGCGACGTCGAGGACACCGACGTCGCGACCGTCCGCCGCGTCGTCCTGCACGTCTTCTGGGACGAGCGCAATCCGAATGCCGTCGAGCTGCTCTACTTCATCCGTGATGGCCGTGACCCCGACAAGCAGACCTGA
- the gspG gene encoding type II secretion system major pseudopilin GspG has translation MRRLSSTAGFTLIEIMVVVLILGLLAALVVPKIVGRTDEARVTKAKADIKAIESALNLFKIDNGFYPTSAEGLTALVQAPPRAKKWNPDGYLDKIPVDPWGAEYIYQSDGRRVIVASLGADGVEGGEGYNADISNLNIE, from the coding sequence ATGCGTCGTCTTTCCTCGACCGCCGGATTCACCCTCATCGAGATCATGGTCGTGGTACTCATCCTCGGCCTGCTCGCCGCGCTCGTCGTGCCCAAGATCGTGGGCCGCACCGACGAGGCGCGCGTCACCAAGGCGAAGGCGGACATCAAGGCGATCGAATCCGCGCTCAACCTGTTCAAGATCGACAACGGCTTCTATCCGACCAGCGCCGAAGGTCTGACCGCCCTGGTGCAGGCGCCGCCGCGCGCCAAGAAGTGGAACCCGGACGGCTACCTCGACAAGATCCCGGTCGATCCGTGGGGTGCCGAGTACATCTACCAGAGCGACGGCCGCCGCGTGATCGTCGCCTCGCTGGGCGCCGACGGCGTCGAGGGCGGCGAAGGCTACAATGCCGACATCAGCAACCTCAACATCGAATGA